The Gymnogyps californianus isolate 813 unplaced genomic scaffold, ASM1813914v2 HiC_scaffold_48, whole genome shotgun sequence genome window below encodes:
- the LOC127028908 gene encoding LOW QUALITY PROTEIN: 5-hydroxytryptamine receptor 1A-like (The sequence of the model RefSeq protein was modified relative to this genomic sequence to represent the inferred CDS: deleted 1 base in 1 codon), with the protein MDVANNTTSPERSPDDAGAEVTLGYQLLTSLLLGTLNLCAVSGNACVIAAIALEHSLQTAANYLIGSLAVTDLMVSVLVLPMAALYQVLNKWTLGQVTCNIFISLDVLCCTSSILHLCAIALDRYWAITDPINYVKKQTPRWAAVLISLTWLIGFLISIPPMLGWRTPEDRSDPDACTISKDHGYTIYSTFGAFYIPLLMLVLYSCIFKAARFRIHKTVKKAEKKKIADTCLTLSPATLQKKSNRKPGKGWWQTVEPKPGTCVNGTVQQGEDGVTLEIIEVQHCNSSSKAHLPLPSKACGSCRPPPPPSFKRHNEKNMEAKWRMALSRERKTVKTLGIIMGTFILCWLPFFIVALVLPFCDSKCYMPEWLGAVINWLGYSNSLLNPIIYAYFNKDFQSAFKKIIKCKFCMQ; encoded by the exons ATGGATGTGGCCAACAACACTACCTCCCCAGAGCGCTCCCCCGACGACGCAGGCGCCGAGGTGACCCTGGGCTACCAGCTGctcacctccctgctcctgggCACTCTCAACCTGTGCGCCGTGAGCGGCAATGCCTGCGTGATTGCGGCCATCGCCCTGGAGCACTCCCTGCAAACCGCGGCCAACTATCTCATCGGCTCGCTGGCCGTCACCGACCTCATGGTGTCCGTGCTGGTGCTGCCCATGGCAGCCCTCTACCAGGTGCTGAACAAGTGGACGCTGGGGCAGGTCACCTGCAACATCTTCATCTCGCTGgatgtgctgtgctgcacctCTTCCATCCTGCACCTGTGTGCCATTGCCTTGGACAGGTACTGGGCCATCACAGACCCCATCAACTATGTCAAAAAGCAGACTCCCCGGTGGGCCGCCGTGCTCATCAGCCTGACCTGGCTCATCGGCTTCTTGATATCCATCCCGCCCATGCTGGGCTGGAGGACGCCCGAGGACCGCTCGGACCCCGACGCCTGCACCATCAGCAAGGACCACGGGTACACCATCTACTCCACCTTCGGTGCCTTCTACATCCCACTTCTCATGCTGGTGCTCTACAGCTGCATCTTCAAGGCAGCCCGCTTCAGGATCCACAAGACTGTCAAGAAAGCGGAGAAGAAGAAAATCGCCGACACTTGCCTCACCCTCTCCCCGGCcactctgcagaagaaaagcaacaggaagCCCGGCAAGGGTTGGTGGCAGACTGTGGAGCCCAAGCCCGGCACCTGTGTCAATGGCACAGTGCAGCAGGGCGAGGATGGAGTCACCCTGGAGATCATCGAGGTCCAGCACTGCAACAGCTCCTCCAAGGCTCACCTGCCGCTGCCCAGCAAGGCGTGCGGCTCC tgccgccccccgccgcccccctcctTCAAGAGGCACAACGAGAAGAACATGGAGGCCAAGTGGAGGATGGCTCTGTCCCGGGAGAGGAAGACTGTCAAGACCCTGGGCATCATTATGGGCACCTTCATCCTCTGCTGGCTGCCGTTCTTCATCGTGGCTCTGGTCCTGCCCTTTTGTGACAGTAAGTGCTACATGCCCGAGTGGCTGGGGGCAGTCATCAACTGGCTGGGCTACTCCAACTCCCTCCTCAACCCCATCATCTATGCCTATTTCAACAAAGACTTCCAAAgtgcttttaagaaaattatcAAGTGCAAATTTTGCATGCAGTGA